A genomic window from Salvia miltiorrhiza cultivar Shanhuang (shh) chromosome 5, IMPLAD_Smil_shh, whole genome shotgun sequence includes:
- the LOC130986145 gene encoding nuclear transcription factor Y subunit B-6-like, translating into MESGGRFNSHQPISNDARAPRSVIEEAGGGERGGSMRKAEEYMPIANIMRIMRRILPSQAKVADDAKETIQECVTEFMSYITSEANARCHSECRKTITAEDVVGAMGALGFHDYVYPLTLFLHNYRAQDPHRRPMLPPPPRHTQTASSPLDFGLFK; encoded by the exons aTGGAAAGTGGAGGAAGATTTAATTCTCATCAGCCTATATCTAACGACGCAAGAGCCCCCAGATCTG TGATCGAAGAGGCAGGTGGCGGCGAGAGGGGCGGTTCAATGCGGAAGGCGGAGGAGTACATGCCGATCGCCAACATAATGAGAATAATGCGGCGGATTCTGCCGTCGCAGGCGAAGGTTGCAGATGACGCAAAGGAGACTATCCAAGAATGCGTGACGGAATTCATGAGCTACATCACGAGCGAGGCCAACGCGAGGTGCCACAGCGAGTGCCGCAAGACGATCACAGCGGAGGACGTGGTGGGCGCTATGGGAGCCTTGGGCTTCCACGACTACGTCTACCCCCTCACCCTCTTCCTCCACAACTATCGCGCTCAAGACCCCCACCGCCGCCCCATGCTGCCCCCTCCACCACGCCACACCCAAACTGCCTCTTCTCCACTCGATTTTGGGCTCTTCAAATAG